From a region of the Theobroma cacao cultivar B97-61/B2 chromosome 8, Criollo_cocoa_genome_V2, whole genome shotgun sequence genome:
- the LOC18592940 gene encoding snakin-2, translated as MASSKTILVVAVLCLLLISEVGIMVAAERQDCQTKCAFRCSKSWKPKMCHKTCNTGCQRCNDGCVPPGPTANRDVCPCYAQMKTHGNRYQCP; from the exons ATGGCCAGCTCCAAGACAATACTTGTAGTTGCTGTTCTTTGTCTTCTCTTAATATCTGAG GTGGGGATCATGGTTGCAGCTGAAAGACAAG ATTGCCAGACCAAGTGTGCCTTCAGGTGCAGCAAGTCATGGAAGCCCAAGATGTGCCATAAAACATGCAACACTGGCTGCCAAAGGTGCAATGATGGGTGCGTGCCTCCAGGCCCTACTGCTAACAGGGATGTCTGCCCTTGCTATGCACAGATGAAGACCCATGGAAATAGATACCAATGCCCTTGA
- the LOC18592941 gene encoding gibberellin-regulated protein 9 produces the protein MKLFVVLVAAILLLQALVQASAFSNNANSLVNVDEGSDTVALNKTYHKKINCNYACSRRCRKASRKNVCHRACKTCCKRCHCVPPGTYGHKHACPCYAKLKTHGNKPKCP, from the exons atgaagctCTTTGTGGTTCTTGTAGCTGCCATCCTCCTCCTACAG GCTCTGGTGCAAGCTTCTGCATTTAGCAATAATGCAAATTCTCTGGTCAAT GTGGATGAAGGAAGTGACACGGTAGCTCTTAACAAAACGTATCATAAGAAAATCA ATTGCAACTATGCGTGCTCAAGGAGATGCAGGAAGGCATCAAGAAAGAATGTTTGCCACAGAGCATGCAAGACTTGCTGCAAGAGATGCCACTGCGTTCCACCTGGTACCTATGGCCACAAGCATGCCTGTCCCTGCTATGCAAAGCTCAAAACCCATGGGAATAAGCCCAAGTGCCCCTGA
- the LOC18592939 gene encoding snakin-2, whose product MGSTKTTTLSLALLCLLLLSEVGMLMAEVQTAPAPGPQVPDECPGKCAKRCSKSWKPKMCNKTCVACCHRCPDHCVPDGPLASRDSCHCYSQIKTHGKFKCP is encoded by the exons ATGGGCAGCACCAAGACAACAACACTCTCACTTGCACTTCTTTGCCTTCTCCTACTGTCAGAG gTGGGAATGCTCATGGCTGAAGTTCAAACAGCCCCAGCCCCAGGGCCACAGG TTCCTGATGAATGCCCGGGCAAGTGTGCGAAGAGATGCAGCAAGTCATGGAAGCCAAAGATGTGCAATAAAACATGCGTTGCCTGCTGCCACAGGTGCCCTGATCATTGTGTGCCTGATGGTCCTCTAGCTAGCAGAGATTCCTGCCATTGCTACTCACAGATCAAGACCCATGGCAAATTCAAGTGCCCTTga
- the LOC18592938 gene encoding uncharacterized protein LOC18592938 — MPGKSLASSLLTFDSATCFCTPDLATSAPNIISFSVTFSSSLPQKAIKRFGSTYFSPKKWAIHSTSQIKNSVLSNEDRKTWEACRQALSAFNFSTDEEDKILGKAFGHVHSPYWGEERKKEVPKFEIINEILDYLRTLSLSDDDLYKLLKKFPEVLGCSIEHELRTNVQILEKDWGIKGKSLKNLLLRNPKVLGYNVDCKGDCMAQCTRCWVRF, encoded by the exons ATGCCAGGGAAATCATTGGCTTCTTCTCTGTTGACATTTGATTCTGCAACTTGTTTTTGTACT CCTGATCTTGCAACATCTGCACCAAATATCATATCATTCAGCGTAACCTTCTCCAGTAGCCTCCCACAGAAAGCAATAAAGAGATTTGGTTCCACCTATTTTTCTCCTAAGAAATGGGCAATACATTCAActtcacaaataaaaaattcagtACTGAGCAATGAAGACAGAAAGACATGGGAAGCATGCAGGCAAGCTTTGTCCGCATTTAATTTCAGCACAGACGAGGAAGACAAGATACTTGGAAAGGCATTTGGCCATGTCCATTCACCTTATTGGGGCGAAGAACGCAAGAAGGAAGTTCCAAAGTTTGAAATCATTAATGAAATATTAGATTATCTCAGGACTTTAAGTCTCTCAGATGATGATCTCTACAAGTTGCTTAAAAAATTTCCTGAAGTTCTCGGATGCAGTATCGAACATGAGTTGAGAACAAATGTGCAGATATTGGAAAAAGACTGGGGAATAAAAGGTAAGTCTCTGAAAAATCTTCTTCTTCGGAACCCGAAAGTGTTAGGTTACAATGTTGATTGTAAGGGAGATTGTATGGCACAATGTACCCGATGCTGGGTTAGGTTCTAG
- the LOC18592936 gene encoding uncharacterized protein LOC18592936: protein MAQYRQQYHYGNGTTSDHVAIGVRGGGGGGGGAGNKAARWRRSGRGDKNRRISIGFLIVVLSLVLVVTVLVYYYISADNNDNSEELNSYHPKDVDSKVDSDFLTNVTRMDSSKVLSFGRSSIAHGRDSRYWDRDDRRRDDDYNEDVVEHNIMDSSDESLDGGHVPVKVKNEKKEASLDPNKDLDRRAVGLYNEAGRNELKRYEKEYELSLKDGGKLQKELENSRRLSDSKDFGLHDEVDADDHYNDGFDSSDSQTEDYDDFGHDKEDNVDEAKSHDEHVKESSTFSKTKEQHVVKEGKEESMLSREASGDFGDVDANSQHVGSLGRKGAKSSRADSKRKPRRRKFSGSCEMKLLNSTHLVEPLESRKFARFSLQYKQMEENSEGEEQWVPTFAGRQSLQEREESFLAHDQKINCGFVKGPQGYPSTGFDLAEDDVNYISRCHIAVISCIFGNSDRLRTPAGKMVTRLSRKNVCFVMFVDEVTMQTLFSEGQSPDGGFIGLWKIVVVKNLPYADMRRVGKIPKLLPHRLFPSARYSIWLDSKLRLQRDPLQLLDYFLWRKGHEYAISNHYDRHCVWEEVAQNKKLNKYNHTVIDEQFEFYQADGLKKFNSSDPNKLLPSNVPEGSFIVRAHTPMSNLFSCLWFNEVERFTPRDQLSFAYTYQKLRRMNPDKPFYLNMFKDCERRAIAKLFRHRSEEKRNVQQQAML, encoded by the exons ATGGCTCAGTACAGGCAACAGTACCACTACGGTAACGGAACGACGTCGGATCATGTGGCCATTGGGGTTCGAGGAGGAGGCGGCGGCGGAGGAGGAGCCGGGAATAAAGCCGCTCGATGGCGCCGATCGGGGCGCGGAGACAAGAACCGCCGAATCTCCATCGGCTTTCTCATCGTTGTTCTCTCTCTCGTGCTCGTTGTAACTGTTCTCGTATACTATTACATCTCCGCtgataataatgataatagtGAAG AATTAAATAGTTATCATCCTAAGGATGTTGATTCCAAGGTTGATTCTGATTTCCTCACAAATGTGACACGAATGGACAGTTCTAAAGTCCTTAGTTTTGGCCGCAGTTCCATAGCACATGGCCGTGATTCACGATATTGGGATAGGGATGATAGGAGAAGGGATGATGATTATAATGAGGATGTGGTGGAGCACAATATCATGGATTCTAGTGATGAGTCTCTTGATGGTGGCCATGTTCCCGTGAAAGTGAAGAATGAGAAGAAGGAGGCTTCCCTTGATCCTAATAAGGATCTGGATCGTAGAGCTGTTGGGTTGTACAATGAAGCTGGGCGCAATGAATTAAAAAGGTATGAGAAGGAATACGAGTTATCTCTGAAGGATGGGGGCAAGTTACAAAAAGAACTTGAAAATAGCCGTCGGCTCTCTGACAGTAAGGACTTTGGATTGCATGATGAGGTTGATGCTGATGACCACTATAATGATGGCTTTGATTCTAGTGATAGTCAAACGGAAGATTATGATGATTTTGGACATGACAAGGAGGATAACGTAGATGAAGCAAAATCTCATGATGAACATGTTAAAGAGTCCTCCACTTTCTCTAAAACTAAGGAACAGCATGTTGTCAAAGAGGGTAAAGAAGAATCCATGTTATCTAGGGAGGCCTCTGGAGATTTTGGTGATGTTGATGCTAATTCTCAACATGTTGGTTCACTTGGTCGTAAAGGGGCAAAAAGCTCACGGGCAGATTCAAAAAGAAAGCCAAGGCGTCGCAAATTCTCAG GCTCTTGTGAGATGAAGTTATTAAATTCAACACACcttgtagagcctttagaaAGTCGAAAGTTTGCAAGATTTTCCTTACAGTATAAACAAATGGAGGAGAACTCTGAAGGAGAAGAACAATGGGTACCTACATTTGCTGGGCGTCAGAGTTTACAAGAACGTGAGGAATCTTTTTTGGCACATGACCAAAAGATAAATTGTGGGTTCGTTAAAGGTCCACAAGGGTATCCGAGTACTGGCTTTGATCTGGCAGAAGATGATGTGAATTACATCAGCAGGTGCCACATTGCTGTGATCTCTTGCATTTTTGGAAATTCAGATCGCTTGAGGACACCTGCAGGCAAAATG GTTACTCGGTTGTCAAGGAAAAATGTCTGCTTTGTTATGTTTGTGGATGAAGTCACGATGCAAACACTTTTTTCAGAAGGTCAATCACCTGATGGTGGTTTTATTGGTTTATGGAAGATAGTGGTTGTAAAAAATCTTCCATATGCTGATATGCGCAGAGTGGGTAAAATACCAAAATTGTTGCCGCATAGACTATTTCCTTCTGCAAG GTACTCGATCTGGTTGGATAGCAAACTACGTCTACAGCGTGATCCTTTACAACTCCTGGATTACTTCTTGTGGCGAAAAGGTCATGAGTATGCGATTTCTAATCATTATGACCGACATTGTGTCTGGGAAGAGGTTGCACAAAATAAGAAGCTGAACAAGTATAATCATACAGTCATTGATGaacaatttgaattttatcagGCTGATGggctaaaaaaattcaactcttCAGATCCTAACAAGCTTCTTCCTAGCA ATGTGCCTGAAGGTTCTTTTATTGTTAGAGCACACACCCCAATGTCAAATTTGTTCTCATGTCTTTGGTTCAATGAGGTTGAGCGATTTACTCCCCGTGATCAGTTAAGTTTTGCATATACATACCAGAAATTGAGGAGGATGAATCCTGACAAACCATTTTATCTCAACATGTTCAAG GATTGTGAGAGGAGAGCCATAGCTAAGTTGTTTCGCCATAGATCAGAGGAGAAGCGAAATGTTCAACAACAGGCAATGTTGTAG
- the LOC18592943 gene encoding ubiquitin-conjugating enzyme E2-17 kDa isoform X1 has protein sequence MFQILNKSSMSSKRITKELKDLQKDPPVSCSAGPIGDDMFHWQATIMGPADSPYAGGVFLVSIHFPPDYPFKPPKVAFKTKVYHPNINSNGSICLDILKEQWSPALTVSKVLLSICSLLTDPNPDDPLVPEIAHTYKTDRAKYESTAHSWTQKYAMG, from the exons ATGTTTCAG ATTTTAAACAAATCGTCAATGTCTTCTAAACGGATCACCAAGGAGTTGAAAGATCTGCAGAAGGATCCTCCTGTTTCTTGCAGTGCAG GTCCTATTGGAGATGACATGTTTCATTGGCAAGCAACGATTATGGGTCCAGCAGATAGCCCTTATGCTGGCGGGGTGTTTTTGGTGTCAATTCACTTTCCTCCTGATTATCCCTTCAAGCCACCGAAG GTGGCCTTCAAGACAAAAGTTTATCACCCAAACATCAACAGCAATGGTAGCATCTGTCTTGACATTTTGAAAGAGCAGTGGAGTCCTGCCCTTACAGTCTCAAAG GTCTTATTGTCGATATGCTCGTTGCTGACGGATCCTAACCCAGATGATCCTTTGGTACCAGAAATTGCACATACATACAAGACTGATAGAGCAAAGTACGAGTCTACTGCTCATTCCTGGACCCAGAAATATGCCATGGGTTAA
- the LOC18592943 gene encoding ubiquitin-conjugating enzyme E2-17 kDa isoform X2, with protein sequence MSSKRITKELKDLQKDPPVSCSAGPIGDDMFHWQATIMGPADSPYAGGVFLVSIHFPPDYPFKPPKVAFKTKVYHPNINSNGSICLDILKEQWSPALTVSKVLLSICSLLTDPNPDDPLVPEIAHTYKTDRAKYESTAHSWTQKYAMG encoded by the exons ATGTCTTCTAAACGGATCACCAAGGAGTTGAAAGATCTGCAGAAGGATCCTCCTGTTTCTTGCAGTGCAG GTCCTATTGGAGATGACATGTTTCATTGGCAAGCAACGATTATGGGTCCAGCAGATAGCCCTTATGCTGGCGGGGTGTTTTTGGTGTCAATTCACTTTCCTCCTGATTATCCCTTCAAGCCACCGAAG GTGGCCTTCAAGACAAAAGTTTATCACCCAAACATCAACAGCAATGGTAGCATCTGTCTTGACATTTTGAAAGAGCAGTGGAGTCCTGCCCTTACAGTCTCAAAG GTCTTATTGTCGATATGCTCGTTGCTGACGGATCCTAACCCAGATGATCCTTTGGTACCAGAAATTGCACATACATACAAGACTGATAGAGCAAAGTACGAGTCTACTGCTCATTCCTGGACCCAGAAATATGCCATGGGTTAA